The Mycolicibacterium cosmeticum DNA window CGCGAACGCCAGCACGGCCTCGGCCACGCTGCCGCGGATGCGCCAGCCGATGCACAGCCCGGTGATCGCCATGACCACGATGCCGATGCACGAGTGCAGCAGGCTGGCGATGCTGCGCCCGATGAGGACCGCCGACCGCCGGATGGGCAGGGAGCGGAACCGGTCGATGATGCCCTTCTCGACGTCGGCGGTGATCCCGGATGCGACGACGAACGCGGTGAACACGATGGTCTGGGCCTGGATCCCCGGCAGCAGGAATTCCCGGTAGGACGCCCCACCCCTGGTGGCGATCGACGCCCCGAACACGAACGCGAACAGCAGTACGAACATGATCGGCTGCACCGTGACATCGCTGAGCATCTCGGGCATGCGCTTGGTGTGGATCATGTTGCGCTTCACCATGATCCAGGATTGCTGGGCGATGTTGGTGGGCCGGATCACCGGTTGCGCGGTGGCCTTCTCCGATACGGCGGTCACGCGTCTACCTCCTCGGCGTCCTCGGCGCGGTGCCCGGTGAGCGACAGGAACACGTCAT harbors:
- a CDS encoding ABC transporter permease, with product MTAVSEKATAQPVIRPTNIAQQSWIMVKRNMIHTKRMPEMLSDVTVQPIMFVLLFAFVFGASIATRGGASYREFLLPGIQAQTIVFTAFVVASGITADVEKGIIDRFRSLPIRRSAVLIGRSIASLLHSCIGIVVMAITGLCIGWRIRGSVAEAVLAFALILVFGFGMIWFGILVGSLMRSVEAVNGVMFTVLFPITFLANTFAPTEPMPRWLRVAAEWNPVSSLAQAMRELWGNGPAAPPDAQLPLHHPVLATVAWSLAMTAVLAPFALRAYARRTSD